A window of Psychroflexus sp. ALD_RP9 contains these coding sequences:
- a CDS encoding glycosyltransferase family 4 protein codes for MLQKQLLIIGYVWPEPNSSAAGSRMMQLINLFLSKNFKITYASPAKTTDYTEDLTKLGVDVANIQANDSSVDQFLEALQPTHVLFDRFMMEEQFGWRVAEVIPEAIRILDTEDLHFFRRARQQAYKSKQSFKTSFLFTAEAKREIASIYRCDLSLIISQAELNLLKTQFKIDKRLLLYLPFLVDYKRLKERDLPLFQDRKDFVSIGNFLHPPNYDQVLYLKEDIWPLIKAELPQAKLHVYGAYTSQKVEQLHQASEGFLIHGRAKHAINTIKHAKVLLAPLRFGAGLKGKFIDSMRAGTPAVTTTIGAEGLCGDLPWCGEIANEAKGFAEQAVKLYQNEKRWHKTQFNGFKLLEERFRLQKFKPTVFKRLQKIEIELHKHRQANFVGQMLMHHSLQSTKYMSRWIELKSQT; via the coding sequence ATGCTGCAAAAGCAACTTTTAATAATTGGTTATGTTTGGCCAGAACCGAATTCATCTGCGGCTGGAAGCCGTATGATGCAACTGATTAATTTATTTTTAAGCAAAAACTTTAAAATAACCTACGCATCACCAGCAAAAACTACAGATTATACCGAAGATTTAACAAAACTTGGTGTTGATGTAGCCAATATTCAAGCCAATGATTCTAGTGTAGATCAATTTCTAGAAGCTTTACAACCAACTCATGTACTGTTTGATCGTTTTATGATGGAAGAACAATTTGGGTGGCGAGTAGCTGAAGTTATTCCTGAAGCTATTAGAATTTTAGATACAGAAGATTTACACTTTTTTAGACGAGCAAGACAGCAAGCTTATAAATCAAAACAAAGTTTTAAAACCAGTTTTTTATTTACGGCAGAAGCCAAACGAGAAATTGCTTCAATTTATCGTTGTGACCTTAGTTTAATTATTTCTCAAGCCGAATTAAACCTGTTAAAAACACAATTTAAAATAGATAAACGCTTATTGTTATACCTTCCTTTTTTAGTAGATTATAAGCGTTTAAAAGAACGAGATTTACCATTATTTCAAGACCGAAAAGATTTTGTAAGCATTGGTAATTTTTTACATCCGCCGAATTACGATCAAGTATTATACTTAAAAGAAGATATTTGGCCTTTAATTAAGGCTGAGTTACCTCAAGCTAAGTTGCACGTTTATGGAGCCTATACCTCACAAAAAGTAGAGCAATTGCACCAAGCATCAGAGGGTTTTTTAATTCATGGTCGCGCTAAACATGCTATTAACACAATCAAGCATGCCAAAGTATTGCTAGCACCATTGCGCTTTGGCGCGGGCTTAAAAGGAAAATTTATTGATAGTATGCGTGCTGGAACGCCAGCTGTAACGACCACTATTGGTGCAGAGGGTTTGTGTGGTGATTTGCCTTGGTGTGGCGAAATAGCTAATGAAGCTAAAGGTTTTGCTGAACAAGCAGTAAAACTATATCAGAATGAAAAGCGTTGGCATAAAACACAATTTAACGGATTTAAATTATTAGAAGAGCGTTTTAGGTTGCAAAAATTTAAACCAACTGTGTTTAAACGATTACAAAAAATTGAAATAGAATTACATAAGCATCGTCAGGCAAATTTTGTAGGCCAAATGTTGATGCATCATAGCTTACAAAGTACAAAATATATGTCACGTTGGATTGAGCTTAAATCTCAAACTTAA
- a CDS encoding DUF2892 domain-containing protein: MKKNMGSADKLVRFLIAAVIVGLFTQDIISGTLGIILLIFAGVFVLTSIISFYPLYTILGVKTCKRK, from the coding sequence ATGAAAAAAAATATGGGATCAGCCGACAAGTTAGTGCGGTTTTTAATTGCCGCTGTAATAGTTGGTTTATTTACACAAGATATTATTTCTGGAACGCTAGGTATTATTTTACTTATTTTTGCGGGTGTATTTGTATTAACGAGCATTATTAGTTTTTATCCACTCTATACAATTCTAGGTGTAAAAACATGTAAGCGTAAATAA
- a CDS encoding DUF4199 domain-containing protein, whose translation MIKNFKIEFKWAMFFTLLNLLWLYAEKALGWHDESIGMYSIYSMALNLPLIAIVYLCIREKNEKIYHQKIDWRKAFISGAIFSGIVAGFSPVPIFVLGEYVSPEFFNKAVITAVKNGTNQSSAETLYNMGAFTRQAMFGNLATGIFWSAIIALFFKKKKPSK comes from the coding sequence ATGATAAAGAATTTTAAAATAGAATTTAAATGGGCAATGTTTTTTACATTGCTCAATTTGCTTTGGCTTTATGCTGAAAAAGCTCTAGGTTGGCATGATGAAAGTATTGGCATGTACAGTATTTACTCAATGGCTTTAAATCTACCACTTATTGCTATTGTTTATTTATGCATTCGAGAGAAAAATGAAAAAATATACCATCAAAAAATCGATTGGCGAAAAGCCTTTATTTCAGGTGCTATTTTTTCTGGTATTGTGGCTGGTTTTTCTCCTGTTCCTATTTTTGTTTTAGGTGAATATGTATCACCAGAATTTTTTAATAAAGCCGTAATTACAGCTGTTAAAAATGGAACTAATCAGTCTTCAGCCGAGACTTTGTATAATATGGGAGCTTTTACTCGACAAGCCATGTTTGGAAATTTAGCAACGGGCATATTTTGGTCAGCTATTATTGCTTTATTTTTCAAAAAAAAGAAGCCAAGTAAATAA
- the secA gene encoding preprotein translocase subunit SecA: MGILDAVLKVFVGDKTKKDLKQITPLVDKIKSFESQFEQLSLDELRANTTKFKAKLQEATKEIRAQQDELRQKAEAKEDIDEKESLFTQIDNLDDEAYKISEEVLNEILPEAFATVKETAKRFLNNTELKVTASEFDRALSAQKDYISLDGDYAIWQNSWDAAGKPVTWDMVHYDVQLIGGIAMHQGKIAEMQTGEGKTLVATLPVYLNALTGKGVHLVTVNDYLAKRDSAWMAPIFEFHGLSVACVDYYKPNSEERRRAYNADITYGTNNEFGFDYLRDNMSHSPKDLVQRKHNFAIVDEVDSVLIDEARTPLIISGPVPKGDVHEFDNLKPQIAKIVEAQRKHLIGVLAEAKKLIKAGDKKEGGFLLLRVFRGLPKNKALIKFLSEEGVKQLLQKTENYYMQDNNREMHKVDADLYFTIEEKSNQIDLTDKGIEFLSKSEDDDFFVMPEIGMEIAEIEKQNLSKEEEAEKKEELYRNFSIKSERIHTLNQLLKAYTLFEKDTEYVVIDNKVKIVDEQTGRIMDGRRYSDGLHQAIEAKENVKIEDATQTFATITLQNYFRMYNKLSGMTGTAVTEAGEFWEIYELDVVEIPTNKPIARDDKQDKVYKTVREKYNAIAEEVVKLSEAGRPILIGTTSVEISELLSRMLKIRNVKHNVLNAKLHKKEADVVAEAGKSGVVTIATNMAGRGTDIKLSKEVKQAGGLAIIGTERHDSRRVDRQLRGRAGRQGDPGSSQFYVSLEDSLMRKFGSERIAKLMDRMGLEEGEVIQHSMISKSIERAQKKVEENNFGIRKRLLEYDDVMNAQREVIYKRRYNALFGNRLRIDIANTIFDTAEVIVNFNKAANDFSNFEFELIRFFSMNSPVSEKEFEKMADQKLTGLIYKAAYKNYQEKMQRNAEEAFPVIKQVYENQGEKFERIAVPFTDGQKTLQVVTNLKQAYESEGKELVTDFEKNISLAIIDEAWKNHLRKMDELKQSVQLAVHEQKDPLLIYKFEAFELFKVMLEEVNKDVISFLFKGEIPQNDASNIQEAKQTRRQDPNLTTQKDNIPNLDEQAMQNRQAGESASQQQQVTETIVREQPKIGRNDRVVIKNVVNGEEKTVKFKQAAPLLDRGEWVLKGKA; this comes from the coding sequence ATGGGCATACTAGACGCTGTACTTAAAGTATTTGTGGGTGACAAGACTAAAAAAGACTTGAAACAAATTACACCACTAGTCGACAAAATAAAATCTTTCGAAAGTCAATTTGAACAATTAAGCCTAGACGAACTTAGAGCTAATACTACTAAGTTTAAGGCTAAACTTCAAGAAGCTACCAAAGAAATCAGGGCGCAACAAGACGAACTACGCCAAAAGGCAGAAGCAAAAGAAGATATTGATGAAAAAGAAAGCCTATTTACACAAATAGACAACCTTGATGATGAAGCCTATAAAATATCTGAAGAAGTCCTAAACGAAATTTTACCAGAAGCTTTTGCAACGGTTAAAGAAACCGCCAAACGCTTTTTAAATAACACCGAATTAAAAGTTACCGCGTCTGAATTTGATCGTGCACTTTCTGCACAAAAAGATTACATATCCTTAGATGGCGATTATGCTATTTGGCAAAATTCTTGGGATGCTGCAGGAAAACCTGTCACTTGGGATATGGTACATTACGATGTTCAATTAATTGGTGGTATTGCTATGCACCAAGGTAAAATTGCCGAGATGCAAACTGGTGAAGGAAAAACACTTGTCGCCACTTTACCAGTATACTTAAATGCACTTACAGGAAAAGGTGTTCACTTAGTAACTGTAAACGATTACCTTGCCAAACGTGATAGCGCTTGGATGGCTCCAATTTTCGAATTTCATGGCTTAAGCGTGGCTTGTGTAGATTACTACAAACCAAATTCTGAAGAACGCCGCAGGGCTTATAATGCCGATATTACTTACGGAACAAATAACGAATTTGGTTTCGATTACCTTCGAGATAACATGAGTCACTCACCAAAAGACCTTGTTCAACGTAAACATAATTTTGCCATCGTTGATGAAGTTGACTCCGTTTTAATTGATGAAGCGAGAACACCATTAATTATTTCAGGACCTGTCCCAAAAGGTGATGTTCATGAATTTGACAATCTTAAACCTCAAATTGCCAAAATTGTTGAAGCCCAACGTAAACACTTAATTGGCGTCCTAGCTGAAGCAAAAAAACTAATTAAAGCTGGCGATAAAAAAGAAGGTGGCTTTTTACTTCTACGTGTATTTAGAGGTTTACCAAAAAACAAAGCCCTAATTAAGTTCTTAAGTGAAGAAGGCGTTAAACAGTTGCTTCAAAAAACTGAAAACTACTATATGCAAGATAATAATCGTGAAATGCATAAAGTAGATGCCGACTTATATTTTACAATTGAAGAAAAAAGCAATCAAATTGATTTGACCGATAAAGGAATCGAGTTTTTATCAAAATCTGAAGACGACGACTTTTTTGTCATGCCAGAAATTGGTATGGAAATCGCCGAAATCGAAAAGCAAAATCTTTCAAAAGAAGAAGAAGCCGAGAAAAAAGAAGAGCTTTACAGAAACTTTAGTATTAAAAGCGAACGTATTCATACCTTAAACCAACTGCTTAAAGCCTACACTTTATTCGAAAAAGATACCGAATATGTGGTAATTGACAATAAAGTTAAAATTGTAGATGAGCAAACAGGTCGTATTATGGATGGTCGCCGTTATTCAGACGGTTTACACCAAGCCATAGAAGCTAAAGAAAACGTCAAAATTGAAGATGCCACACAAACCTTTGCTACCATAACACTTCAAAATTACTTCCGTATGTATAACAAGTTATCTGGGATGACTGGTACAGCGGTAACCGAAGCAGGTGAATTTTGGGAAATCTATGAACTTGATGTAGTTGAAATACCAACCAACAAACCAATTGCACGAGATGATAAGCAAGATAAAGTTTATAAAACAGTTCGTGAAAAATACAACGCCATTGCCGAAGAAGTCGTTAAACTTTCTGAAGCTGGCAGACCAATATTAATCGGAACTACCTCAGTTGAAATATCTGAACTTTTAAGTCGAATGCTTAAAATCAGAAACGTTAAACACAACGTCTTAAACGCTAAACTTCACAAAAAAGAAGCCGATGTTGTCGCAGAAGCTGGTAAAAGTGGTGTTGTTACCATTGCTACTAATATGGCTGGCCGTGGTACCGATATTAAACTCTCTAAAGAAGTTAAACAAGCTGGCGGTTTAGCAATTATTGGTACCGAACGCCACGATTCAAGACGTGTTGATAGGCAATTACGTGGTCGTGCCGGTCGTCAAGGTGATCCTGGAAGTTCTCAATTTTATGTATCTCTTGAAGATAGCTTAATGCGTAAATTTGGAAGTGAACGTATCGCAAAACTCATGGACCGAATGGGGCTTGAAGAAGGCGAAGTAATTCAACATTCCATGATTTCAAAGTCTATTGAACGCGCCCAGAAAAAAGTTGAAGAAAACAACTTTGGTATCAGAAAGCGACTATTAGAATACGACGATGTCATGAACGCTCAACGTGAAGTGATTTACAAACGTCGTTACAACGCCTTATTTGGTAACCGTTTGCGTATAGACATTGCCAATACTATCTTCGATACAGCCGAAGTAATCGTAAACTTCAACAAAGCTGCCAACGATTTTAGTAATTTCGAATTTGAACTCATCAGATTCTTCTCAATGAACTCTCCAGTTTCTGAAAAAGAATTTGAAAAAATGGCCGATCAAAAATTAACAGGTTTAATTTACAAAGCTGCTTATAAAAATTACCAAGAAAAAATGCAGCGAAATGCAGAAGAAGCTTTCCCTGTTATTAAGCAAGTCTATGAAAATCAAGGCGAAAAGTTTGAACGTATAGCAGTACCTTTTACCGATGGTCAAAAGACATTGCAGGTGGTTACCAATTTAAAGCAAGCCTACGAATCTGAAGGAAAAGAATTGGTCACAGACTTTGAAAAAAACATCAGCTTAGCTATAATTGATGAAGCTTGGAAAAACCATCTTCGTAAGATGGATGAATTAAAACAAAGCGTTCAATTAGCTGTTCATGAACAAAAAGACCCACTTCTTATTTATAAATTTGAAGCATTTGAATTATTCAAAGTTATGCTCGAAGAGGTTAATAAAGATGTTATCAGTTTCTTATTTAAAGGTGAAATTCCTCAAAACGATGCTAGCAATATTCAAGAAGCAAAGCAAACACGCCGACAAGATCCAAATCTAACTACTCAAAAAGATAATATTCCAAACCTTGATGAACAAGCGATGCAAAACCGTCAAGCAGGAGAATCGGCGAGTCAGCAGCAACAAGTTACTGAAACTATAGTAAGAGAACAGCCAAAAATTGGTCGCAATGATCGTGTCGTGATTAAAAATGTTGTGAATGGTGAAGAAAAAACAGTAAAGTTTAAACAAGCTGCTCCTTTGCTTGACCGTGGTGAATGGGTGCTTAAAGGCAAAGCATAA
- a CDS encoding DUF2795 domain-containing protein, with amino-acid sequence MYWTLELASYLSDAPWPATKDELIDYAIRTGAPLEVVENLQSIEDEGDTYDSIEEIWPDYPTDEDYLWNEDEY; translated from the coding sequence ATGTATTGGACACTAGAATTAGCATCGTATTTAAGTGACGCTCCTTGGCCAGCCACCAAAGATGAGTTGATTGATTATGCCATTAGAACTGGTGCGCCTTTAGAGGTTGTAGAAAACCTACAATCTATTGAAGACGAAGGAGATACCTACGACTCTATTGAAGAAATTTGGCCAGATTATCCCACTGATGAAGATTACCTCTGGAATGAAGATGAATATTAA
- a CDS encoding cob(I)yrinic acid a,c-diamide adenosyltransferase, giving the protein MKIYTKTGDKGTTSLFGGSRVPKHHIRIESYGTVDELNAHLGMLKDHEVNTQIEADINQIQHQLFTIGAILATEAEEAKQKRLNIQRITQDDINYLEHRIDEMNKNLPEMTHFVLPGGHKTVSQAHICRCVCRRAERNATALFEIENFDTEVLQYLNRLSDYLFVVSRATAKELDANEVKWIPEKQK; this is encoded by the coding sequence ATGAAAATATATACTAAAACAGGAGATAAAGGCACAACCTCGCTTTTTGGCGGGTCGCGTGTTCCAAAACATCATATCCGGATTGAAAGCTATGGAACGGTAGACGAATTAAATGCTCATTTGGGCATGCTTAAAGACCATGAAGTCAATACTCAAATTGAAGCTGATATCAATCAAATTCAACATCAATTGTTCACAATTGGTGCCATCTTAGCTACCGAAGCCGAAGAAGCTAAACAAAAACGCCTTAACATACAACGAATCACGCAAGATGACATTAATTATCTTGAACATCGTATTGATGAAATGAACAAAAATTTGCCCGAAATGACACATTTTGTACTTCCTGGCGGGCACAAAACAGTCTCTCAAGCACATATTTGTCGTTGCGTTTGTCGCCGCGCCGAACGTAACGCCACAGCACTTTTTGAAATTGAAAATTTTGATACAGAAGTTTTACAATATTTAAATCGTTTGTCTGATTATTTATTTGTAGTGTCTCGAGCCACAGCTAAAGAACTTGACGCTAATGAAGTAAAATGGATTCCTGAAAAACAAAAATAA
- a CDS encoding O-methyltransferase — MKHQIHSYLNFLLNSKNQHGVHSPFVYKLVTQCFYDKSPRKAYKTWQNAKLELLNDKSLISVKDFGAGSRVFNTNQRAVNQIAKNAGITKKRAQLLNRICNYLKVENALELGTSLGLGSLAIALNNTLQLDTVEACPNTLKRAEALFKNFNCTSKITTHNSDFNQLIKSLAPTKTYDLIYIDGHHNYEATWHYFNQLKPHAHDQTIFIFDDIHWSKEMTKAWEEVSNSPEIHVSIDTFYWGICFKRPEQAKEHFRIRI; from the coding sequence ATGAAACATCAAATTCATTCATATCTCAATTTTTTGCTGAACTCTAAAAATCAGCATGGCGTGCACTCACCTTTCGTTTACAAATTAGTTACACAATGCTTTTACGATAAATCGCCTCGGAAAGCCTATAAAACATGGCAAAATGCAAAACTTGAGTTATTAAATGACAAGTCATTAATTTCAGTAAAAGACTTCGGTGCTGGCTCACGTGTATTTAATACTAACCAACGGGCAGTCAACCAAATTGCTAAAAATGCTGGTATAACCAAAAAAAGAGCCCAATTGCTCAACCGCATTTGCAATTACCTAAAAGTTGAAAATGCATTAGAACTTGGTACATCTTTAGGTTTAGGAAGTTTAGCCATAGCGCTAAATAATACTTTACAACTAGACACCGTAGAAGCTTGCCCAAACACACTAAAACGTGCTGAAGCTTTATTTAAAAATTTCAACTGTACATCTAAAATCACAACACATAACAGTGACTTCAACCAATTGATCAAAAGTCTTGCTCCGACCAAAACTTATGATTTAATTTATATAGATGGTCATCATAATTATGAGGCAACTTGGCACTATTTCAATCAATTAAAGCCGCATGCACACGACCAAACTATCTTTATTTTTGATGATATTCATTGGTCGAAGGAAATGACAAAAGCTTGGGAAGAAGTTTCTAATTCGCCTGAAATTCATGTCAGTATTGATACTTTTTACTGGGGAATTTGCTTTAAAAGACCTGAACAAGCAAAAGAGCATTTTAGAATTAGAATCTAA
- a CDS encoding ABC-F family ATP-binding cassette domain-containing protein produces the protein METPSALLSVEQISKSYGTLVLFDNLSFGINQGQKMALIAKNGSGKTSLLNIIAGFDEPDSGQVVKRKDLKLGYLSQEPQLDQTLTVEQSIFAAENPTLKAIDAYNKALKNPDNTEVMQKAFDKMEALQAWDFETDYKQILSKLKLNNLDQKISDLSGGQRKRLALANLILNQPDLLILDEPTNHLDLEMIEWLEDYLKSSSLTLFMVTHDRYFLDRVCNHIIELDQQQLFPYKGNYAYYVEHRANRMETEATNLAKAKQLYKSELEWMRRQPKARTTKSKSRIENFQDIKDRATSRRKDHKVNLEINMERLGSKVIELHKISKAYNDKVLFQNFDYVFKRGERIGIIGKNGTGKSTFLNIVTGKNNPDSGKVVIGETIKIGYYTQSGIKPKPQQKVIDVIREYGDYIPLKKGRKISAQQLLEQFLFDRKKQYDFVEKLSGGEKKRLYLCTVLIQNPNFLILDEPTNDLDIITLNVLEQFLLDYPGCLIVVSHDRYFMDKIVDHLFVFGDRKITDFPGNYSDYRAIKQLEQNEKYAQPSEKTSVPTEVTQKTATTAKLSYQEQKEYKRLESDIKKLEREKEQLEAKFLNDLSPEEIKENSIKLQDISDKIDQKTEKWFEISMKMDA, from the coding sequence ATGGAAACGCCATCAGCATTACTTTCGGTAGAGCAAATTTCAAAATCTTATGGAACTTTAGTTTTATTTGACAACTTATCTTTTGGCATTAACCAAGGTCAAAAAATGGCTTTAATCGCTAAGAATGGCTCTGGAAAAACTTCATTATTAAACATCATTGCTGGTTTTGATGAGCCTGACAGCGGCCAAGTTGTTAAACGAAAAGACTTAAAACTTGGTTACTTATCTCAAGAACCTCAACTTGATCAAACACTGACAGTCGAACAAAGTATATTTGCTGCAGAAAACCCAACTCTCAAAGCTATTGATGCTTACAACAAAGCTTTAAAAAATCCTGATAACACTGAAGTAATGCAAAAAGCCTTCGATAAAATGGAAGCATTACAAGCTTGGGATTTTGAAACAGATTATAAACAAATTCTTAGTAAATTAAAGTTAAACAATCTAGACCAAAAAATAAGCGATTTATCTGGCGGCCAACGTAAACGTTTAGCATTGGCTAATTTAATTTTAAATCAACCTGATTTATTAATACTTGATGAACCAACTAACCATTTAGATTTAGAAATGATAGAGTGGCTTGAAGATTACCTTAAATCAAGTTCGCTTACCTTGTTTATGGTAACGCACGATCGCTATTTTTTAGATCGCGTTTGCAACCATATTATTGAGCTCGACCAACAGCAACTTTTCCCTTACAAAGGTAATTACGCTTATTATGTCGAGCATCGTGCCAATCGGATGGAAACAGAAGCCACTAATCTTGCTAAAGCAAAACAACTCTACAAATCTGAACTAGAATGGATGCGACGGCAACCTAAAGCAAGAACAACCAAATCTAAATCACGTATCGAAAATTTTCAGGACATTAAAGATAGAGCAACTAGCCGCCGTAAAGATCACAAAGTTAATCTGGAAATTAACATGGAACGTTTAGGTTCTAAGGTCATTGAATTACATAAAATTTCTAAAGCTTATAACGACAAAGTCTTGTTCCAAAATTTCGATTATGTATTTAAACGTGGCGAACGCATCGGCATTATTGGTAAAAATGGTACAGGAAAATCAACTTTTCTAAATATTGTTACCGGGAAAAACAATCCAGACTCAGGAAAAGTAGTTATTGGTGAAACCATTAAAATTGGCTATTATACACAAAGCGGTATCAAACCTAAACCACAACAAAAAGTAATTGATGTAATACGAGAGTATGGCGATTATATTCCATTAAAAAAAGGCCGAAAAATTTCAGCTCAACAATTGCTCGAGCAGTTTTTATTCGACCGAAAAAAGCAATACGATTTTGTAGAAAAGCTTAGTGGTGGCGAAAAAAAACGACTTTATTTATGTACCGTTTTAATTCAAAATCCTAACTTTTTAATTCTTGACGAACCAACAAACGACCTCGACATAATTACCTTAAACGTTTTAGAACAATTTTTACTCGATTACCCAGGTTGCTTAATTGTGGTTTCTCACGACCGCTATTTTATGGATAAAATTGTAGACCACTTATTTGTATTTGGTGATAGAAAAATTACAGACTTCCCCGGAAATTATTCAGATTATCGCGCCATCAAGCAATTAGAACAAAACGAAAAATATGCACAACCTAGTGAAAAAACTTCGGTACCAACTGAAGTTACTCAAAAAACAGCAACAACGGCTAAACTAAGTTATCAAGAGCAAAAAGAATACAAACGGCTGGAAAGTGATATCAAAAAACTGGAGCGCGAAAAAGAGCAACTGGAAGCAAAATTTCTAAACGACTTAAGTCCAGAAGAAATTAAAGAAAACTCCATCAAGCTTCAAGACATCAGCGATAAAATTGACCAAAAAACCGAAAAATGGTTTGAAATTTCTATGAAGATGGATGCCTAA